Proteins from a genomic interval of Rubinisphaera italica:
- a CDS encoding O-antigen ligase family protein: MFSESVLLLVSLLLLHPIAFNLGYSGDKPIDAVLSDLLIPMSVLIIALLPSKQKRHPNILNKATNINDWVLLTSGYMLLLAVVAVIANDDNGRGLTAFKLMKPLLFVLVGSAVARRLDRVKLFDRIAQTQLLYIAWLMISTILTPGFPFGYWGKYLLPFESELYAYPNMSQTFLACTIPMLLAYADSNTFSKPLYYFAAFIAFLLIVGSMSRSSTFVAVISSAIYIGMSHKKIYLFFIVTTTLVVLGGAAYLAKDTDVYRSIQDKIEVRAANTFENGDTLSGRDQIWMETVKLVSKKPIFGYSYEPYSNYSFFGTPHQQYLEVLYKTGIVGVFLYIAVLTKLFMGCYFVFYFQCESRSDKLHASACIACLVGCCIGCLTQPNLTYSLTGHFVFFITSFCIMSHLSIQSHSYCHPASVGNYNSAKTC, translated from the coding sequence GTGTTTTCTGAAAGTGTTCTATTATTAGTTTCCTTATTACTTTTGCATCCAATTGCATTCAATTTAGGGTACTCAGGCGATAAGCCGATTGATGCAGTTTTGTCAGACCTGCTTATCCCTATGTCAGTTCTTATAATAGCACTACTACCATCAAAACAAAAACGTCACCCAAATATACTAAATAAAGCAACAAACATAAACGATTGGGTGCTTCTTACATCAGGTTACATGCTACTTCTCGCAGTCGTAGCTGTTATTGCTAATGACGATAACGGAAGGGGGCTTACCGCCTTTAAATTAATGAAGCCTTTACTATTCGTGCTAGTTGGCTCTGCCGTAGCACGCCGCTTAGATAGAGTAAAACTCTTTGACAGAATTGCCCAGACGCAATTACTCTACATAGCATGGCTGATGATAAGCACCATACTCACGCCAGGGTTTCCTTTTGGATACTGGGGAAAGTATTTACTTCCATTTGAAAGTGAATTATACGCATATCCAAATATGTCACAAACATTCTTAGCGTGTACTATTCCGATGCTGTTGGCTTATGCAGACAGTAATACATTTAGCAAGCCATTGTATTACTTTGCTGCGTTTATCGCATTTCTGCTGATTGTAGGGTCCATGTCCAGGTCTTCAACCTTTGTTGCAGTGATCTCTTCGGCAATATACATAGGAATGTCGCATAAGAAAATTTACTTGTTTTTTATAGTAACAACAACTTTGGTCGTGCTTGGGGGCGCAGCTTACTTGGCCAAGGACACTGATGTGTACAGGTCGATACAGGATAAGATTGAAGTGAGAGCAGCCAATACATTTGAAAATGGTGATACGCTATCAGGGAGAGATCAGATATGGATGGAAACGGTTAAACTAGTATCTAAGAAGCCTATCTTTGGGTACAGCTATGAGCCCTACTCAAACTATTCATTCTTTGGGACACCACACCAGCAGTATCTGGAGGTACTCTACAAAACTGGGATTGTAGGTGTATTTCTATACATTGCAGTGTTGACAAAACTTTTTATGGGCTGCTATTTCGTATTTTATTTCCAGTGTGAAAGCAGGAGCGATAAGCTACACGCTTCTGCATGCATTGCATGCCTAGTGGGCTGTTGCATAGGATGCTTAACACAACCCAATCTGACATATTCCTTAACTGGACACTTTGTTTTTTTTATTACGTCCTTTTGCATAATGTCGCATTTGTCAAT
- the wecC gene encoding UDP-N-acetyl-D-mannosamine dehydrogenase encodes MAQLNVIPDTCSNDSTSKSKNICVVGLGYIGLPTASVLADHGYLVHGVDVRPDVIEIINRGEIHIHEPHLGELVNKVVSQNKLKASTEPCEADVFFICVPTPINEDKTPDLSYVEAASKAIQPYVRAGNIVILESTSPPRTTQDVVVQNAIPEDLEVGKDVYVAYCPERVLPGRILIEVVENDRIVGGVTTACTDKVVEFYKSFVTGAVLPTDAISAEITKLTENAFRDVNIAFANELSILADKLGADVFEVIKLANRHPRVNILTPGPGVGGHCISVDPWFLVHACTGATPLIKTAREVNDMKPHYVVQQIIEAANRFDNPTIACLGLAYKADVDDFRESPSTEIATMLTESGVGVVLACDPYANSNNLPGLNLCTLQESIQKADILVLLTDHRQFLELSPEDRYGKTVIDPRGAWSSTKASRVGINNAA; translated from the coding sequence ATGGCACAACTGAATGTCATTCCAGATACCTGTTCTAATGACAGCACTTCTAAATCAAAAAATATATGCGTTGTAGGTTTAGGGTATATCGGTCTCCCAACAGCAAGTGTTCTTGCTGACCACGGATACCTTGTTCATGGCGTGGATGTTCGACCCGATGTGATCGAGATTATCAATCGAGGGGAAATTCATATTCATGAACCTCATCTCGGGGAATTAGTCAATAAAGTAGTCTCACAGAATAAGCTGAAGGCTTCCACCGAACCATGTGAAGCGGATGTCTTTTTCATCTGTGTTCCCACGCCAATCAACGAAGACAAAACACCAGACCTCTCTTATGTTGAAGCCGCCTCAAAAGCGATTCAACCCTATGTAAGAGCAGGTAACATAGTCATTTTGGAATCGACAAGCCCACCTAGAACCACTCAAGACGTCGTCGTGCAAAACGCTATTCCTGAAGATCTTGAAGTTGGTAAAGACGTATATGTTGCTTACTGTCCTGAACGCGTGTTACCGGGACGCATTCTGATCGAAGTCGTCGAAAATGATCGAATTGTCGGCGGGGTTACAACTGCATGCACTGATAAAGTTGTCGAATTTTATAAATCCTTTGTGACAGGAGCAGTACTTCCGACCGATGCAATCTCAGCTGAAATTACTAAGCTGACTGAAAACGCATTTCGAGATGTCAATATCGCTTTCGCCAATGAGCTATCAATTCTAGCCGATAAACTGGGTGCTGATGTTTTTGAGGTCATAAAACTCGCCAATCGGCATCCCAGGGTCAATATACTTACTCCTGGACCTGGTGTCGGCGGGCATTGTATTAGCGTAGATCCTTGGTTTTTAGTTCATGCCTGCACAGGGGCGACTCCTCTCATTAAAACCGCTCGAGAAGTAAATGATATGAAACCTCATTACGTGGTCCAGCAAATCATCGAAGCGGCAAATCGATTCGATAACCCCACAATTGCCTGTCTTGGCCTAGCATATAAAGCAGATGTGGATGATTTCCGCGAAAGTCCCAGCACGGAAATTGCAACCATGCTTACTGAAAGCGGTGTCGGAGTCGTGTTGGCATGCGATCCCTATGCAAATAGTAATAATTTACCCGGGCTGAATCTCTGCACGCTCCAAGAGTCAATTCAAAAAGCAGACATTTTAGTCCTGCTGACAGATCATCGGCAATTTCTTGAATTATCTCCAGAAGACAGATATGGCAAAACAGTAATAGATCCTCGAGGTGCCTGGTCTTCAACAAAGGCCAGCAGGGTAGGAATAAATAATGCGGCCTGA
- the wecB gene encoding non-hydrolyzing UDP-N-acetylglucosamine 2-epimerase has product MAAGEMDQSSKIKALLVMGTRPEAIKMAPVVRACKQSSSIDSIVCFTGQHREMLAQVADYFQIQPDIDLDLMQSNQSLAMLTSRCLNGLEKALDQFEPDCIVAQGDTTTVLVASMVAFYRKLPFIHVEAGLRTGDLYSPWPEEYNRRVAGLTATIHCAPTQRAADNLLAEGACSESVHVTGNTVIDSLLWTVEKERNRDSIWREKYKFLNSKELVLITGHRRENFGGKFESVCRAIAELSQVFSETAFLYPVHLNPNVREPVFRILGKCSNVYLTEPAIYPEFVWLMDQAKLILTDSGGVQEEAPSLKKPVLVMRDTTERPEAVDAGAVRLVGTDQSAIVENARELLSNKEVYESCQIGLNPYGDGKASEKIVKLILALFDRTVKTANS; this is encoded by the coding sequence ATGGCAGCAGGCGAAATGGATCAGTCATCAAAAATCAAAGCATTATTAGTTATGGGAACACGCCCTGAAGCCATTAAAATGGCTCCAGTCGTACGAGCCTGCAAGCAAAGTTCTTCGATCGATTCTATTGTTTGCTTTACAGGTCAGCATCGTGAAATGCTGGCTCAAGTTGCCGATTATTTTCAAATACAGCCTGATATTGATTTGGATTTAATGCAATCCAATCAGTCGCTGGCAATGTTGACTTCTCGTTGCCTGAATGGTTTGGAAAAAGCTCTGGATCAATTTGAGCCAGATTGCATCGTTGCTCAGGGAGATACAACGACAGTTCTCGTTGCCTCAATGGTGGCTTTTTATCGTAAGCTTCCTTTCATCCATGTCGAAGCCGGATTGCGAACCGGAGACCTATATTCTCCCTGGCCTGAGGAATATAACAGACGTGTAGCGGGATTAACTGCTACGATTCACTGTGCACCAACTCAACGCGCTGCAGATAATCTACTGGCCGAGGGGGCGTGCAGTGAATCCGTACACGTTACTGGAAATACGGTGATCGACTCACTCCTTTGGACTGTAGAGAAGGAAAGAAACAGAGATAGTATCTGGCGAGAAAAATATAAATTTCTAAACAGTAAGGAGCTCGTTCTCATCACAGGGCATCGCAGGGAAAATTTTGGTGGGAAATTCGAATCTGTCTGCAGAGCAATAGCAGAATTATCTCAAGTATTTTCAGAGACGGCCTTTCTGTATCCGGTACATCTAAACCCTAACGTACGAGAGCCCGTGTTCAGAATTTTGGGAAAATGCTCCAATGTTTACCTGACAGAGCCTGCGATCTATCCCGAGTTCGTATGGTTGATGGATCAGGCAAAACTGATTCTGACTGATTCGGGAGGAGTGCAGGAAGAGGCTCCCTCGCTGAAGAAGCCAGTTCTTGTCATGAGAGACACAACGGAGCGTCCCGAAGCGGTCGATGCTGGGGCCGTAAGGCTGGTCGGCACAGATCAAAGTGCCATCGTTGAAAACGCACGAGAATTGCTAAGCAATAAAGAAGTCTATGAAAGCTGCCAAATCGGATTAAATCCTTACGGGGACGGAAAAGCATCTGAGAAAATTGTAAAATTGATATTGGCACTCTTTGACCGGACTGTTAAAACTGCCAATTCTTAG
- a CDS encoding DegT/DnrJ/EryC1/StrS family aminotransferase produces MGANTQDLFAAWPCFSQDEIDAAQHVLQSGRVNYWTGQEGRLFEQEFAVYTNCNHAIAVANGTLALELGLYALDLQPGDEVIVPSKTFIASASCVVARGGRPIIADVDPSSQNLTRETIEAVLTPRTKVIIAVHLAGWPCEMDEIMELANEYGLYVIEDCAQAHGAEYKGRPIGSIGDLGAFSFCQDKILTTAGEGGMLVTNNPELWDKAWRYKDHGKTPEAFYNPQPGGTQFRWLHESFGSNMRLSEVQSVVGRMQLQKLPEWIETRNRNANILRTVCEPFAALRIPAPDKNIKHAYYKFYAFINPDYLRGGWTRDRVLEEIRNYGVPCFSGSCSEIYLEEAFPQEWKPKQPCLIARKLGEQSLMFLVHPTLTQANLDSTTQAIQAVMEQASMETTYSVSA; encoded by the coding sequence ATGGGCGCTAACACTCAAGATCTATTCGCAGCATGGCCTTGCTTTAGCCAGGATGAAATCGATGCTGCTCAGCATGTACTCCAAAGTGGTCGAGTCAATTATTGGACCGGACAGGAAGGTCGGCTATTTGAGCAGGAATTTGCGGTCTACACGAACTGCAACCATGCCATCGCCGTTGCCAACGGAACGTTAGCGCTAGAACTGGGATTGTACGCACTTGATTTGCAACCCGGTGATGAAGTGATTGTTCCCAGCAAAACTTTCATTGCCAGTGCCAGTTGCGTTGTAGCTCGCGGAGGACGCCCCATAATCGCCGATGTAGACCCGAGCAGTCAGAACTTGACGCGTGAAACGATCGAAGCCGTCCTAACGCCAAGAACCAAAGTGATTATTGCGGTCCATCTAGCTGGCTGGCCTTGCGAAATGGATGAGATCATGGAATTAGCCAATGAGTATGGGTTATATGTCATTGAAGATTGCGCCCAGGCACATGGAGCCGAATACAAGGGACGACCAATAGGATCCATTGGTGATCTCGGTGCTTTTTCATTTTGTCAGGATAAAATCCTCACCACTGCCGGTGAAGGCGGGATGCTGGTAACGAATAATCCTGAACTTTGGGATAAAGCTTGGCGGTATAAAGATCATGGAAAAACACCGGAGGCGTTCTATAATCCTCAACCGGGTGGCACACAGTTTCGCTGGTTGCATGAAAGTTTTGGATCGAATATGAGACTTTCGGAAGTTCAATCAGTTGTGGGACGCATGCAGCTTCAAAAGCTGCCGGAATGGATTGAAACCCGGAATCGCAACGCAAACATATTGAGAACTGTTTGTGAGCCATTCGCAGCGTTACGAATTCCTGCACCCGATAAAAATATCAAACATGCCTATTACAAATTCTATGCTTTTATAAATCCTGACTATTTACGTGGAGGTTGGACACGTGATCGGGTTTTAGAAGAAATTAGAAATTACGGAGTGCCCTGCTTCAGTGGAAGTTGCAGTGAAATCTATCTGGAAGAGGCCTTTCCGCAGGAGTGGAAGCCGAAACAGCCTTGCCTCATTGCCCGGAAACTGGGCGAACAAAGTTTAATGTTCCTAGTCCATCCTACTCTAACTCAAGCTAACCTCGACAGCACGACTCAAGCGATTCAGGCAGTAATGGAGCAGGCCAGTATGGAAACCACTTATTCGGTATCTGCCTGA
- a CDS encoding NeuD/PglB/VioB family sugar acetyltransferase — MYSAYFKRTFDAVVASLLLVVLSPVIAILYALVRQILGAPVFFVQERTGKNGKSFHMVKFRTMKSSVDASGKPLPDEVRMTKFGNFLRKASLDELPELINVIRGQMSLVGPRPLLPQYLKFYTPEQNRRHDVLPGVTGWSQINGRNSLSWSAKFELDVWYVDNQSFLLDLIILLKTVFRVFNPAGVSQDGHATMPLFDQKSSSQIAVIGAGGHAKVVIETLRHSQEFVSAIFDDNPALWGQTFFAVPVTGPISKLTELPGHKAIVAIGNNDTRRELAEKLNCQWVTAIHPLSIISDSVEIGTGTLVAAGAVIQPDTKIGEHVIINTSASVDHDCRIDSFAHICPNASLAGGVHIGKCSLLGTGSTCIPGVRIGANCQIGAASVVTRDIPENSIAIGIPARALKSNILPQKQGKAAEQTDYKAA, encoded by the coding sequence ATGTACTCAGCGTACTTCAAAAGAACCTTCGATGCTGTAGTCGCCAGTTTGCTGCTGGTGGTTCTCTCTCCCGTCATTGCAATTCTATATGCACTCGTACGACAGATTCTCGGGGCTCCCGTTTTTTTTGTTCAGGAACGGACTGGAAAAAACGGCAAAAGCTTTCACATGGTGAAATTTCGCACCATGAAATCGAGTGTCGATGCCTCTGGGAAGCCTTTGCCAGATGAAGTTCGAATGACAAAGTTCGGCAACTTTCTGCGTAAAGCCTCGCTAGATGAATTACCAGAACTGATCAATGTAATCCGCGGTCAGATGAGTCTCGTCGGCCCGCGCCCCTTACTGCCTCAATATTTGAAATTCTATACACCCGAGCAAAACCGTCGACATGATGTGCTGCCAGGTGTTACCGGTTGGTCCCAAATTAATGGCCGCAATTCACTTTCCTGGTCAGCAAAGTTTGAGCTCGATGTCTGGTATGTCGACAATCAAAGCTTTCTGCTCGATCTCATAATTCTGCTTAAAACCGTTTTCAGGGTGTTTAATCCCGCAGGAGTGAGTCAGGATGGTCATGCGACAATGCCATTGTTTGATCAGAAAAGTTCGTCTCAGATAGCCGTGATCGGTGCCGGAGGGCATGCCAAGGTTGTGATTGAAACCTTAAGACATAGTCAGGAATTTGTTTCTGCGATTTTCGATGATAACCCAGCACTCTGGGGGCAAACGTTTTTTGCAGTACCGGTCACAGGTCCGATCTCGAAACTTACTGAGTTGCCAGGACATAAAGCAATTGTGGCTATTGGAAATAATGACACTCGAAGGGAATTGGCAGAAAAACTCAATTGCCAATGGGTCACAGCCATTCACCCTTTAAGTATCATTTCAGATTCAGTTGAAATTGGAACTGGAACACTGGTGGCGGCGGGAGCAGTCATTCAACCTGACACAAAAATAGGTGAGCATGTCATTATCAATACTTCCGCAAGTGTCGATCATGATTGCCGAATTGACTCCTTTGCTCACATCTGCCCTAATGCAAGCCTAGCTGGAGGAGTTCACATTGGGAAATGTTCATTGCTGGGAACGGGAAGCACTTGTATCCCTGGAGTTCGTATCGGAGCAAATTGCCAGATCGGAGCCGCGTCTGTTGTGACCAGGGATATTCCAGAAAACAGTATTGCGATCGGTATTCCAGCACGTGCCTTGAAGTCAAATATTCTCCCCCAAAAACAAGGTAAGGCAGCCGAACAGACCGATTATAAGGCTGCATAG